Proteins encoded in a region of the Frondihabitans sp. 762G35 genome:
- a CDS encoding alpha/beta hydrolase — translation MTGEDGRRVSRRALIAGGSTAAGLGILTLATGVAVDQRILPGRSRLYRALGLDGDAGVVPTASGGHLVSGSFRSTHRGGRTVGWSIAYPPGSTPGDPLPVVVVLHAYGGNHGSAFGSRLGLDHFLAQSVERGGPRFAIAAADGGNTYWHARSSGEDAAAMVTDEFLPLLAERGLDTRRIGLFGWSMGGYGVLRLGGVLGASRVAAVVAESPALWHTAAQAAGPAFDSAADFRANTVYGRQESLAGVAVRVDCGTGDGFCPNARDYVAGFAAAPSGGFEPGAHDLDYWRRMAPAQLAFLGAHLA, via the coding sequence GTGACCGGCGAGGACGGCCGCCGGGTCTCGCGGCGAGCGCTCATCGCGGGTGGGAGCACGGCCGCGGGCCTGGGGATCCTCACCCTCGCGACGGGCGTCGCCGTCGACCAGCGCATCCTGCCGGGGCGGTCGCGCCTCTACCGGGCCCTCGGGCTCGACGGCGACGCGGGCGTCGTGCCCACGGCGTCCGGCGGCCACCTCGTCTCCGGCTCGTTCCGGTCGACCCACCGCGGGGGTCGCACCGTCGGCTGGTCGATCGCCTACCCGCCCGGGTCGACGCCCGGCGACCCCCTCCCCGTCGTGGTCGTGCTGCACGCCTACGGCGGCAACCACGGCAGCGCGTTCGGCAGCCGTCTCGGACTCGACCACTTCCTCGCGCAGTCGGTCGAGAGGGGCGGACCGCGATTCGCGATCGCCGCGGCCGACGGAGGCAACACCTACTGGCACGCCCGATCCAGCGGCGAGGACGCCGCGGCGATGGTGACCGACGAGTTCCTCCCGCTGCTGGCCGAGCGCGGCCTCGACACCCGGCGCATCGGTCTCTTCGGCTGGTCCATGGGCGGCTACGGGGTCCTGCGGCTCGGCGGGGTGCTCGGTGCCTCGCGCGTCGCGGCCGTCGTGGCCGAGAGCCCCGCACTCTGGCACACGGCCGCGCAGGCCGCCGGGCCGGCCTTCGACTCGGCGGCGGACTTCCGCGCCAACACCGTCTACGGGCGGCAGGAGTCGCTGGCCGGCGTCGCCGTCCGGGTCGACTGCGGCACCGGCGACGGGTTCTGCCCCAACGCCCGCGACTACGTAGCGGGATTCGCCGCGGCACCCTCGGGCGGTTTCGAGCCCGGAGCCCACGACCTCGACTACTGGCGTCGGATGGCGCCCGCGCAGCTCGCGTTCCTCGGCGCGCACCTGGCCTGA